Below is a genomic region from Pseudomonas frederiksbergensis.
CATGACCACCGTGTCGTTCTACCTGATCACCGCATACACCCCTACGTTCGGTAAAGCCGAACTGCACCTGTCGGACTTCGACGCATTGCTGGTAACCGTGTGCATCGGTCTGTCGAACTTCTTCTGGCTGCCGGTGATGGGTGCGCTGTCCGACAAGATCGGGCGTAAACCGCTGCTGTTGGCGGCGACCATTCTGGCAATCCTGACGGCTTACCCGGCGCTGTCCTGGCTGGTCGCCAACCCGAGCTTCAGCCATCTGCTGATTGTCGAGTTGTGGTTGTCGTTCCTCTATGGCTCGTACAACGGCGCCATGGTGGTGGCCCTGACCGAAATCATGCCGATTGAAGTCCGCACCACTGGTTTCTCCCTGGCTTACAGCCTGGCGACCGCGACGTTTGGCGGTTTCACCCCGGCGGCCTGTACTTACCTGATCTACGTGCTGGACAACAAGGCTGCACCGGGCATCTGGCTCAGCGGCGCGGCGGTGCTTGGTCTGATCGCAACGCTGGTGCTGTTCCGCGGCAACAAGCATGCACTGCGTACCGCGCAAGCCGCTGTAGCCAGCGGCGCTCGCTAGAAAAGATCGCAGCCTGCGGCAGCTCCTACAGTGGATTGGCGTACGTCCTGTAGGAGCTGCCGCAGGTTCGGGCCGCGTTCGGACGATCCTTTGATCGTCTTCCCTTGATTGTCCCCACAGCAAAACGCCCCGACACTCTCGGGGCGTTTTCATTTGTCAGTGATCCAGCTCGCTCAGGATTCGATGCGCCAGGCGAACCCGGGGCTCGTTGGGGTAGCTCTTGTTGGCCAGCACCACAATGCCAAGCTTCTTCTCGGGGACGAAAGCCACATAGGCAGAGAACCCGCCGGTGGAACCCGTCTTGTTGACCCAAACCGCTTCCTGCGGTGACAGGGGCGGGTTTAATGCTGTGACGACATGGCTTTCGTAAATCATCTTGTCGGCGTTGCCTTCAAGCAGCGCGCTCAGCTGCACCGGGTAGTCGTACTGCTCCCAGATCAGGTCTTGAGTCATGGGGCCTACCTGGAAATAGCCCTTGTGCGTCTCCATCAGCGCGCGACTGAGTTTTGCTTCGACCTTTGCGACTCCCAGATTGGCTTCGACAAAGCGAATCAGGTCCGTGGCGCTGGTTTTTACCGAGTAGGCCTCGTCACCCAGCACACCGGAATTCAACCTGACCGGGGCATCCAGTTTGTTGTAACCCTGAGCATAGAGCGATATTTTGCTCGTCGGAACATTGATGAAGCTGTTTGGCATACCGAGCTCAGGAAAGAGTCGCTGTTCCAGCGCCACCGCGAACGGCATCTTCATGCTGGTCGCCGCAATCATGCCCAACGCCCCGATACTGGGGTTGGCATAGGTTCTTTGAGCACCTGGCGCATACGTCGGCTGCCACGTCTTGAAGTAGTCCATCAGTTGTTGGTTGTTCTGTACCTGATCTGGCACCTGCAAGGGGAAGCCGCCTGCGGTATGGGTCGCCAGGTTGACCAGTGTCACTTTATCGAACGGGCTGCCCGCCAGCGCAGGCAGGTACTTGCCGGGGTGGTCAGTGAGTGAAAGCTGACCGTTGACCTCTGCGTAGGTCGCCAAGGTTACCGTGAAGGTTTTACTGATCGAACCGATTTCAAACAGCGTATCGCTCGTGACCTTCTGTTGTGTTTCCTTTGAGGCCACGCCGAAGTTGTAGAACTGCTGCTTGCCATTAGCCGTAACCGCAATGGCCAGGCCGGGAATGTTGTACTGCTGCATGACCTTCTGAGCGGCATCTTGCACGATGCTATCGATAGCCGACGGCTCGGCATTCGCCATGGCGAGGTTGCCGAAAGAGGCGGTACAGGCCAGTAAAAGAGACGCTGCACAACGCTTTTTGATTAGGCGCATTCAAGTTGCCCTCAATTACTTATTTTCGAGCCAAAAAAGGACGACAAACTATCATCTTGATGCGATGGTTCCAGAAGCGTTTTATCACAGAATATTTCGCCAATTCTGTCGCCAGAACAGACAAGCCGCACAAACAAAAACGCCCCGACAAGTCGGGGCGTTTTCATGTGCGGCTAAGGCTTAGCGCGGGAATGCCGGCGGGTTTACACCAGCCATGTCTTCCATCACGCGAACCACCTGGCAGCTGTAACCGAATTCGTTGTCGTACCAAACGTACAGAACAACGCGGTTGTCTTGGCAAATGGTCGCTTCAGCGTCCACCACGCCTGCGTGGCGCGAGCCAACGAAGTCAGTGGAAACCACTTCCTGCGAGTTGACGAAGTCGATTTGCTTATGCAGATCGGAGTGCAGCGCCATGTAGCGCAGGTACTCGTTCATCTCTTCACGGGTGGCGGCTTTCTCAAGGTTCAGGTTGAGGATTGCCATCGACACGTTCGGCGTTGGAACACGGATCGCGTTACCGGTCAGCTTGCCGGCCAGCTCAGGCAGGGCCTTGGCAGCAGCGGTAGCAGCACCGGTCTCGGTGATTACCATGTTCAACGCGGCGCTACGACCACGGCGATCGCCTTTGTGGAAGTTGTCGATCAGGTTCTGGTCGTTGGTGTACGAGTGAACCGTTTCAACGTGACCGTTGACGATGCCAAACTTGTCATTCACAGCCTTCAGCACCGGCACGATGGCGTTGGTGGTGCAAGAGGCCGCGGAAACGATTTTGTCGTCAGCGGTGATTTCGCCGTGGTTGATGCCGTGAACGATGTTCTTCAGCTTGCCTTTGCCAGGCGCAGTCAGAACAACGCGATCGATACCCGGGCAGGTCAGGTGCTGGCCCAGGCCCTCGGCGTCACGCCATACACCGGTGTTGTCCACCAGCAGAGCGTTGTTGATGCCGTACTGGGTGTAGTCCACTTCAGTCGGGTTCTTCGCGTAGATAACCTGGATCAGGTTGCCGTTGGCGGTGATGGTGCTGTTGGCTTCATCGATGGTGATGGTGCCATTGAACGAACCGTGAACCGAATCGCGACGCAGCAGGCTGGCGCGTTTGGTCAGGTCGTTTTCAGCGCCTTTGCGCACAACGATGGCGCGCAGACGCAGGCCGTCGCCACCACCGGTTTTTTCGATCAGGATGCGTGCCAGCAGACGGCCGATACGACCGAAGCCGTACAGCACAACGTCGGTGCCTTTGCGTGCGCTAGCGTTTTGCTGACCCACTACATCGGCCATTTCTTCGCGGACGAACTGCTCGGCAGTGCGACCATTGCCTTCGGTCTTGAATTTGACCGCCAGCTTGCCCAGGTCTACCGAAGCGGCGCCGAGTTTGAGCTCGCTCATCGCCTTGAGCAGCGGGAATGTTTCGTGAACGGACAGTTCGGCGTCATCGGACTGACGATGGCGAGCAAAGCGGTGAGCTTTGAGAATCGCGATGACAGACTGGTTGATCAGGCTGCGGCCATAGATCGAGCTCACCACGTTGTTATTGCGGTAAAGCTGACCGATAAGCGGAATCATCGCTTCTGCGAGTGCTTCACGGTCGATCCATTCACCAAGACACTGGTCGGGCTTCTGAGTCACGGGAACCTTCCACATGTAGGGGCTGAAAAAAGGGGCTACATTATGCCGCCGAGTCGCCTGCGGAGCAATGCACGCCTATCGCAACATGCTTTTCCTTTCGTCGGCGGTAGTCTGCAACTGACAGCCGGCACCTTCGCCCGCTACAATTACCGACTTTGTCGCAACGCTGGAGCTCAACCTTCCGTGCCCGTTCTGCGTCTACCGCTTCTCCCTGCCGCGGCAGGTAAACAGCATTGGGGCAACCTGCCCGGTGCCGCCCTGAGCCTGGCCATCGCCGAGGCCGCCAGCGCTGCCAAGCGCTTTACCCTGCTACTGACCGCCGACAGCCAAAGTGCCGAACGGCTGGAACAGGAGCTGAGTTTCTTCGCCCCCGATTTGCCGGTGCTGCATTTCCCGGACTGGGAAACCCTGCCTTACGACCTGTTTTCGCCGCATCAGGACATTATATCCCAGCGCATCGCCAGCCTGTATCGCCTGCCCGAGTTGAGCCATGGCGTTTTGGTAGTGCCGATCACCACCGCCCTACATCGCCTGGCACCGACCAAATTCCTGCTCGGCAGCAGCCTGGTACTGGACATCGGCCAGAAGCTCGACGTCGAGCAAATGCGCACGCGGTTGGAGGCCACCGGCTATCGCTGTGTCGACACGGTGTATGAGCACGGCGAGTTTGCGGTGCGCGGCGCGCTGATCGACCTGTTCCCGATGGGCAGCAAACTGCCCTACCGCATCGACCTGTTCGATGACGAAATCGAGACCCTGCGTACCTTCGACCCGGAAAACCAGCGCTCCATCGATAAGGTCGAATCGGTTCGGCTGCTGCCAGCCAAAGAGTTCCCACTGCAAAAGGAAGCCGTGACCCGCTTCAAGGCACGCTTCCGTGAGCGCTTCGATGTCGATTTCCGGCGCTGCCCGATCTTTCAGGACCTGAGCAGCGGGATTACACCGGCCGGTATCGAGTACTACTTACCGCTGTTCTTTGACGAAACCTCCACGCTGTTCGACTACCTGCCGCAGGACACCCAGGTGTTTTCCCTGCCTGGTATCGAACAGGCGGCGGAAAACTTCTGGAACGATGTGCGCAACCGCTACGAAGAGCGCCGTATTGATCCATCCCGGCCGTTGTTGCCGCCAGCCGAACTGTTCCTGCCGGTGGAAGACTGCTTCGCGCGCCTCAAGAGTTGGCCACGGGTGGTTGCCAGCCAGCAAGACGTCGAAACCGGTGTCGGCCGCGAGCGCTTTCCGGCCACGCCGCTGCCGAACCTCGCCATCGAAGCCAAGGCCAACCAACCGCTGCAAGCGCTGTCGAACTTCCTCGATGCGTTTTCCGGTCGCGTGCTGTTTACCGCCGAGTCGGCCGGTCGCCGCGAAGTGCTGCTGGAACTGCTCGAACGCCTGAAGCTGCGGCCGAAAACCGTCGACAGCTGGCCGGATTTCGTCGCCAGTAAAGAACGCCTGGCGATCACCATCGCACCGCTGGATGAAGGTCTGCTGCTGGACGATCCGGCCCTGGCACTGATCGCCGAAAGTCCGCTGTTTGGTCAGCGAGTGATGCAGCGCCGCCGCCGCGAGAAGCGTGCCGATGCCAATAACGATGCAGTGATCAAAAACCTCACCGAACTGCGCGAAGCCGCGCCGGTGGTGCATATCGATCATGGCGTTGGCCGTTATTTGGGCCTCGCGACCCTGGAAATCGACAACCAGGCCGCCGAGTTCCTGACCCTCGAATACGCCGAGGGTGCCAAGCTTTATGTGCCTGTGGCCAACCTGCATTTGATCGCCCGCTACACCGGCAGCGATGACGCACTGGCGCCGCTGCACCGCCTCGGCTCCGAGACCTGGCAGAAAGCCAAACGCAAGGCTGCCGAACAGGTCCGCGATGTCGCCGCCGAGTTGCTCGACATCTATGCTCGTCGTGCAGCCCGCGAAGGTTATGCCTTCGCCGACCCGAAAGCTGATTACGCGACCTTCAGCGCCGGTTTCCCGTTCGAAGAAACTCCCGACCAGCAAACCACCATCGAAGCAGTGCGCGAAGACATGCTCGCACCGAAACCGATGGATCGACTGGTCTGCGGTGACGTCGGCTTCGGCAAGACCGAAGTGGCGATGCGCGCGGCATTCATTGCCGTGCACGGCGGACGTCAGGTCGCGATTCTGGTGCCGACCACCCTGCTCGCCCAACAGCACTACAACAGCTTCCGCGACCGCTTCGCCGACTGGCCAGTGACCGTGGAAGTGATGAGTCGCTTCAAGTCGACCAAGGAAGTGAATGCCGCCGTCGCCGATCTCGCCGAAGGCAAGATCGACATCGTCATCGGCACACACAAGCTGCTGCAAGACGACGTGAAGATCAAAAACCTCGGGCTGGTGATCATCGACGAAGAACACCGTTTTGGTGTTCGTCAGAAGGAACAGCTCAAGGCTCTGCGCAGCGAAGTCGACATCCTGACCCTGACCGCCACGCCGATTCCGCGCACGCTGAACATGGCGGTGTCAGGCATGCGCGATCTGTCGATCATCGCCACACCTCCAGCGCGACGCTTGTCGGTACGCACCTTCGTCATGGAACAGAACAAGAGCACGGTCAAAGAGGCCCTGCTCCGTGAATTGCTGCGTGGCGGCCAGGTTTATTACCTGCACAATGACGTGAAAACCATCGAGAAATGCGCCGCCGACCTGGCTGAACTGGTGCCGGAAGCACGGATCGGTATCGGTCACGGGCAGATGCGCGAGCGCGAACTCGAACAAGTGATGAGCGACTTCTACCACAAGCGCTTCAACGTGCTGATCGCCTCGACCATCATCGAGACCGGCATTGACGTGCCAAGCGCCAATACCATCATCATCGAGCGTGCCGACAAGTTCGGTCTGGCGCAGTTGCACCAACTGCGTGGCCGCGTCGGTCGCAGTCACCACCAGGCTTACGCCTACCTGCTGACACCACCGCGCCAACAGATCACGCCAGACGCGGAAAAACGTCTGGAAGCGATCGCCAATACTCAGGATCTCGGCGCAGGCTTCGTGCTTGCCACCAACGATCTGGAAATCCGTGGCGCCGGCGAACTGCTGGGCGATGGTCAGAGCGGGCAGATCCAGGCTGTCGGCTTCACCCTGTACATGGAAATGCTCGAACGCGCGGTGAAATCCATCCGCAAGGGCGAGCAGCCAAACCTCGATCAACCGCTGGGTGGCGGCCCGGAAATCAACCTGCGCTTGCCGGCGCTGATCCCGGAAGACTACCTGCCGGACGTCCACGCACGACTGATCCTCTACAAACGCATCGCTTCGGCGACCGACGAGGAGGGTCTCAAAGACCTGCAAGTGGAGATGATCGATCGCTTCGGCCTGCTGCCCGAACCGACCAAGAACCTGGTGCGCATGACCTTGCTGAAACTGCAGGCCGAGCAACTGGGGATCAAGAAAGTCGATGGCGGTCCGCAAGGCGGTCGTATCGAGTTCGACGCGCAAACGCCGGTCGATCCGCTGGTGCTGATCAAGCTGATCCAGGGCCAACCCAACCGCTACAAATTCGAAGGCGCCACGATGTTCAAATTCATGGTGCCGATGGAGCGCCCGGAAGAGCGCTTTAATACAGTGGAGGCGCTGTTTGAGCGCCTTACTCCAAAAACTGCTTGAAGGACGCCACATGCGCCTGTTTCGCTCATTGACCCTGTTGTTGACCCTGTTGTTGACCCTCGTCGCCCCGACGGCGTTTGCCGACAGCTTGTATCAGGTTGAAATGATCCTGGTCCGCCAGAACGCCGTACCGGCCATTGTCAGCCGCTCCGCGCCGGAAGACTGGGCCGCTGGCGCACAGCCAGTGACCGCCGACAGCCTGCGCACACCAAGCCTCAACGCCGAGGCTGAAAAACTGCGCGCCAGCAGCGATTACACAGTGCTGTTGCACAAGGCCTGGCAACAGAGCCTCGGTGACGTCGAGAGCAAAGTCTCGATCAGCGACGGCCGGGAGCAGTACGGCCAGTTCCCGATCGAAGGCACGCTGAACCTGAAACTCGGCCGCTTCACCGACGTCGACGCGAACTTCTGGGTCAACCAGTTCGACGCCAATGGCCGGGTCACTGCCAGCGAACGACTGAAGCAGGAGAGCCACACCAAGAACGGTCAGCTCAACTACCTCGACAACGGCCACCTGGCTCTGATGATCAAGATCACCTCGCTCACTGCAACTGCGCGTCCACCAGTACCCGACGTTCTCCCGGACTGATCGAAGTCCCTATGCCCCCGAGCCTGAGCAAACCCCTGGCCCCTTCCTGGGTCAGCCGATTCAAGGAACAAAGCCTGGAGCGTGGCCGCCGCTACGCACTGGAAAATCGCGCCAGGATCGTCGAGGCCGGCGACAGCACCGTCACCGCCAGTTGCGAAGGCTCTGGCGGCAATGTTTACCGTCAGACCATTACGCTGCGCGAATCCGCCAAAGGCACGCTGTTATTGGTTGATGCAACGTGCAGCTGCCCGGTACGCGTGAACTGCAAGCATTGCGCTGCGGTGCTGCTCAAAGTCCAGGAAACCCTTGAGTACCCAGCCGCAGCCAAAGACGCCGAGCTGCTGGAAAAGCTTCAGGCCGTCCTCGAAAACCGCACGCCCGCGCCTTTGCCGCAACAGTGGGTGGATAACGTACAACCGGTGCCGCGCCTGTGGTTGGCAAGCATCGAGTTCAGCGCCTTTGAACCGCGCAACGGCAAAATGCAGCGCTACATCCAGCACCGTGCCGCGCTGTCCTTCAGCTATTTGGATGAATACGTCAGCGGGCAGAAAAATACCGACATCCTGATCCGACAGGAACAGCAAACGCTGCGGATCAAACGCCAGCCGGACGTCGAAAAGGCCTACCGGGAACAGTTGCGAATCCTTGGATTCAAGGTCGCGACGAGGCAAAGCAAAGCCTTGCCGGAAAGCGCCGGCGAACTCTATGAGATGGTCAACGACAGCGCCTGGCTGACCTTCACCCTCAATGAGCTGCCCACGTTGCGCACCCAAGGCTGGGAGCTGCAAATTGACGAAGACTTCGGCTTTGACCTGACGGCGGTCGATGACTGGTACGCCACGGTCGAAGAGGCGCCGGAACGCGACTGGTTTGATCTGGAACTGGGGATTATCGTCAATGGCGAGCGCCTCAGTCTGCTGCCAATCCTGCTGAACCTGATGCGCTCGCATACCGAAATCCTCAATCCGGAACGCCTGGCCAAGCGCCGCGACGACGAGTTGATTCTGGTGAGCATCCCGCACCGTCCGAACTCCGAATACGGCCCGTTGCAGGTCGCGCTGCCGTTCGGTCGTTTGAAACCGGTGCTGGCGACCCTTGGCGAGTTTTACCTGCAAGAGCCCGGCGAAACCAGGTTGCGCCTGAGCAGCGCCGACGCCACCCGCCTGAATCCGCTGGAAGATATGCCCCTGCTCTGGGAAGGTGGCGAGCACATCCGCACCTTCGCCCAGCGCCTGCGTGACATCAAGGACTACGCAGCCGAGGCGCCCGAAGGGCTGAACGCCACATTACGGCCTTATCAGCTTGAAGGCTTGAGCTGGATGCAGTCGCTGCGGCAACTGGAAGTCGGCGGCATTCTTGCGGACGACATGGGTCTAGGCAAAACCCTACAGACCCTGGCGCATGTGCTGACCGAGAAAAACGCCGGACGCCTCGACCGGCCGAGCATAGTGGTCATGCCCACCAGCCTGATTCCCAACTGGCTCGACGAAGCGGCGCACTTTGCCCCGCAGCTCAAAGTACTGGCGCTGTATGGCGCCGGACGTAAAAAACACTTTGAGCATTTGGCCGAGTACGACCTGATTCTCACCACCTACGCGCTGCTGCCCAAGGATGTCGAACGCCTGGCGGCGCAACCATTGCACATGCTGGTGCTCGACGAAGCGCAATACATCAAGAACCCCAACAGCAAGGCCGCTCATGCAGCGCGAATGCTCAATGCCCGGCAGCGCCTGTGCCTGAGCGGCACACCGCTGGAAAATCACTTGGGTGAGCTGTGGTCGCTGTTTCACTTCCTGCTGCCCGGTTGGCTGGGCGACGTGAAAAGCTTCAATCGTGATTACCGCGTGCCAATCGAAAAACGTGCCAGCGACGTACGACTGCAACACCTGAACGGTCGGATCAAACCGTTTCTGTTGCGCCGAACCAAGGAACAGGTCGCCACTGAGTTGCCGCCAAAAACCGAGATTGTCCACTGGGTCGAGCTTAACGAAGCGCAGCGTGACGTTTATGAAACCATGCGCCTGGCCATGGACAAGAAAGTCCGCGACGAAATCACCCGCAAAGGCGTGGCGCGTAGCCAGATCATCATTCTTGAGGCGCTGCTCAAGCTACGTCAGGTGTGCTGCGATCTGCGCCTGGTCAATGAGGCCGCCCTGCCCACTCGCGGCAGCACCTCGGGCAAGCTCGACAGCCTGATGGACATGCTTGAGGAACTGTTCGAAGAAGGCCGCAAAATCCTGCTATTTTCACAGTTCACCTCGATGCTGTCCCTGATCGAAGATGAGCTGAATAAACGCGGTATTGCTTACGCACTATTGACCGGGCAAACCCGCGATCGACGCACTCCCGTGAAAGACTTCCAGAGCGGAAAGCGCCAGATCTTTCTGATCAGCCTGAAAGCGGGCGGCGTTGGCCTTAACCTGACGGAAGCCGACACGGTGATTCACTACGACCCGTGGTGGAACCCGGCGACAGAAAACCAGGCCACCGACCGCGCTTACCGGATCGGCCAAGAGAAGCCGGTGTTCGTCTACAAGATGATTGCTCGCGGGACCGTCGAAGAGAAAATCCAGCATTTGCAGAAGGAAAAATCCGACCTGGCGGCCGGCGTACTGGATGGGCGCACGACCGGGGACTGGAAGCTGCAGAGCGACGATATTGAAGCGTTGTTTGCGCCGCTACCGGACAAACAAGGCAAACGCTAAGCCTATAAACCGGAACGCGGTCCAATGTAGGAGCTGCCGCAGGCTGCGATCTTTTAGCGCTCTTGCGAGCGCTGAAGATCAAAAGATCGTCCGAACGCGGCCCGAGCCTTCGCCAGCTCCTACAAAATCAGATATTCGCTGCCAACACCCGCGCCAATGTCGACTTCACCTTGCCCATCCCGTCATGCAGCGCCTGTTCGATCTCGGCCATGGTAATCACCGCCGTCGATTTGCCCGCTGCCGGATTCACCACCAGCGCCAGGCAGGCGTAATCCAGTTCCAGCTCACGGGCCAATGCGGCTTCCGGCATACCGGTCATGCCGACGATATCGCAACCGTCACGTTCCAGACGGGCGATCTCGGCAACGGTTTCCAGACGC
It encodes:
- the mfd gene encoding transcription-repair coupling factor codes for the protein MPVLRLPLLPAAAGKQHWGNLPGAALSLAIAEAASAAKRFTLLLTADSQSAERLEQELSFFAPDLPVLHFPDWETLPYDLFSPHQDIISQRIASLYRLPELSHGVLVVPITTALHRLAPTKFLLGSSLVLDIGQKLDVEQMRTRLEATGYRCVDTVYEHGEFAVRGALIDLFPMGSKLPYRIDLFDDEIETLRTFDPENQRSIDKVESVRLLPAKEFPLQKEAVTRFKARFRERFDVDFRRCPIFQDLSSGITPAGIEYYLPLFFDETSTLFDYLPQDTQVFSLPGIEQAAENFWNDVRNRYEERRIDPSRPLLPPAELFLPVEDCFARLKSWPRVVASQQDVETGVGRERFPATPLPNLAIEAKANQPLQALSNFLDAFSGRVLFTAESAGRREVLLELLERLKLRPKTVDSWPDFVASKERLAITIAPLDEGLLLDDPALALIAESPLFGQRVMQRRRREKRADANNDAVIKNLTELREAAPVVHIDHGVGRYLGLATLEIDNQAAEFLTLEYAEGAKLYVPVANLHLIARYTGSDDALAPLHRLGSETWQKAKRKAAEQVRDVAAELLDIYARRAAREGYAFADPKADYATFSAGFPFEETPDQQTTIEAVREDMLAPKPMDRLVCGDVGFGKTEVAMRAAFIAVHGGRQVAILVPTTLLAQQHYNSFRDRFADWPVTVEVMSRFKSTKEVNAAVADLAEGKIDIVIGTHKLLQDDVKIKNLGLVIIDEEHRFGVRQKEQLKALRSEVDILTLTATPIPRTLNMAVSGMRDLSIIATPPARRLSVRTFVMEQNKSTVKEALLRELLRGGQVYYLHNDVKTIEKCAADLAELVPEARIGIGHGQMRERELEQVMSDFYHKRFNVLIASTIIETGIDVPSANTIIIERADKFGLAQLHQLRGRVGRSHHQAYAYLLTPPRQQITPDAEKRLEAIANTQDLGAGFVLATNDLEIRGAGELLGDGQSGQIQAVGFTLYMEMLERAVKSIRKGEQPNLDQPLGGGPEINLRLPALIPEDYLPDVHARLILYKRIASATDEEGLKDLQVEMIDRFGLLPEPTKNLVRMTLLKLQAEQLGIKKVDGGPQGGRIEFDAQTPVDPLVLIKLIQGQPNRYKFEGATMFKFMVPMERPEERFNTVEALFERLTPKTA
- a CDS encoding glyceraldehyde-3-phosphate dehydrogenase — its product is MWKVPVTQKPDQCLGEWIDREALAEAMIPLIGQLYRNNNVVSSIYGRSLINQSVIAILKAHRFARHRQSDDAELSVHETFPLLKAMSELKLGAASVDLGKLAVKFKTEGNGRTAEQFVREEMADVVGQQNASARKGTDVVLYGFGRIGRLLARILIEKTGGGDGLRLRAIVVRKGAENDLTKRASLLRRDSVHGSFNGTITIDEANSTITANGNLIQVIYAKNPTEVDYTQYGINNALLVDNTGVWRDAEGLGQHLTCPGIDRVVLTAPGKGKLKNIVHGINHGEITADDKIVSAASCTTNAIVPVLKAVNDKFGIVNGHVETVHSYTNDQNLIDNFHKGDRRGRSAALNMVITETGAATAAAKALPELAGKLTGNAIRVPTPNVSMAILNLNLEKAATREEMNEYLRYMALHSDLHKQIDFVNSQEVVSTDFVGSRHAGVVDAEATICQDNRVVLYVWYDNEFGYSCQVVRVMEDMAGVNPPAFPR
- the ampC gene encoding class C beta-lactamase — its product is MRLIKKRCAASLLLACTASFGNLAMANAEPSAIDSIVQDAAQKVMQQYNIPGLAIAVTANGKQQFYNFGVASKETQQKVTSDTLFEIGSISKTFTVTLATYAEVNGQLSLTDHPGKYLPALAGSPFDKVTLVNLATHTAGGFPLQVPDQVQNNQQLMDYFKTWQPTYAPGAQRTYANPSIGALGMIAATSMKMPFAVALEQRLFPELGMPNSFINVPTSKISLYAQGYNKLDAPVRLNSGVLGDEAYSVKTSATDLIRFVEANLGVAKVEAKLSRALMETHKGYFQVGPMTQDLIWEQYDYPVQLSALLEGNADKMIYESHVVTALNPPLSPQEAVWVNKTGSTGGFSAYVAFVPEKKLGIVVLANKSYPNEPRVRLAHRILSELDH
- a CDS encoding DEAD/DEAH box helicase, with protein sequence MPPSLSKPLAPSWVSRFKEQSLERGRRYALENRARIVEAGDSTVTASCEGSGGNVYRQTITLRESAKGTLLLVDATCSCPVRVNCKHCAAVLLKVQETLEYPAAAKDAELLEKLQAVLENRTPAPLPQQWVDNVQPVPRLWLASIEFSAFEPRNGKMQRYIQHRAALSFSYLDEYVSGQKNTDILIRQEQQTLRIKRQPDVEKAYREQLRILGFKVATRQSKALPESAGELYEMVNDSAWLTFTLNELPTLRTQGWELQIDEDFGFDLTAVDDWYATVEEAPERDWFDLELGIIVNGERLSLLPILLNLMRSHTEILNPERLAKRRDDELILVSIPHRPNSEYGPLQVALPFGRLKPVLATLGEFYLQEPGETRLRLSSADATRLNPLEDMPLLWEGGEHIRTFAQRLRDIKDYAAEAPEGLNATLRPYQLEGLSWMQSLRQLEVGGILADDMGLGKTLQTLAHVLTEKNAGRLDRPSIVVMPTSLIPNWLDEAAHFAPQLKVLALYGAGRKKHFEHLAEYDLILTTYALLPKDVERLAAQPLHMLVLDEAQYIKNPNSKAAHAARMLNARQRLCLSGTPLENHLGELWSLFHFLLPGWLGDVKSFNRDYRVPIEKRASDVRLQHLNGRIKPFLLRRTKEQVATELPPKTEIVHWVELNEAQRDVYETMRLAMDKKVRDEITRKGVARSQIIILEALLKLRQVCCDLRLVNEAALPTRGSTSGKLDSLMDMLEELFEEGRKILLFSQFTSMLSLIEDELNKRGIAYALLTGQTRDRRTPVKDFQSGKRQIFLISLKAGGVGLNLTEADTVIHYDPWWNPATENQATDRAYRIGQEKPVFVYKMIARGTVEEKIQHLQKEKSDLAAGVLDGRTTGDWKLQSDDIEALFAPLPDKQGKR
- a CDS encoding CsiV family protein; the encoded protein is MRLFRSLTLLLTLLLTLVAPTAFADSLYQVEMILVRQNAVPAIVSRSAPEDWAAGAQPVTADSLRTPSLNAEAEKLRASSDYTVLLHKAWQQSLGDVESKVSISDGREQYGQFPIEGTLNLKLGRFTDVDANFWVNQFDANGRVTASERLKQESHTKNGQLNYLDNGHLALMIKITSLTATARPPVPDVLPD